GTGACGATTGTTGTGCAGGGCACTACCACGGGCGCTACGACCAGCCCCGACGGCAGCTTCACGCTTCAGGTGCCGGCCAACAGCACGTTAGTATTCAGCTATATCGGCTTTATTCGCCAAGAAATAAAAGTAGCCGGTGCCACCAGCAACTTAGCTGTGACGCTGGCGCAGGACAACAAGACCCTCGACGACGTAGTAGTGATTGGCTACGGCACCGTGCAGCGCAGCGAGCTAACGGGGGCCGTATCGTCGGTGAGTGCCCAACAGCTCAAGGATATTCCGGTGAACTCGGCGGCCGAGGCCCTGACCGGGCGCCTGGCGGGCGTGCAGCTCACGTCTTCGGAAGGTGCGCCGGGCTCCGATGTGCGGATTCGGGTGCGCGGGGGCGGCTCTATTACGCAGGATAACTCGCCCCTGTACGTCGTCGATGGTATTCAGATTGAGAATGCGCTGTCGGTGATTTCGCCCCAGGATATTGCCTCGGTGGATGTGCTGAAGGATGCGGCGTCGACGGCTATTTACGGGGCACGCGGGGCCAATGGGGTTGTTATTATCACCACCAAAAACGGCATTGAAGGCCGCACGACGGTGGCCTACAGCGGCTTTGCCGGCGTACGCCGGCTAGTGAAAACGCTGGATGTATTGAATACCAGTGAGTACCTGGACCTGCAATACGAGCGGGCCTCCCGGTTTGCAACGGACCTCGCTACGTTTCGCGGCACCTACGGCTCCAGCAACTACACGGGCGATACGCTGACTCTGGCCCGGCAGTCGCCGTTCGTTGATTGGCAGCGGGAAGTATTTGGGCGCGACGCCTTTCAGCAAACCCACAACGTGACCGTGTCGGGCGGTGGCAAGGGCACGGTGTACTCGCTGAGCCTGACCAGCAACCGCGAGCAAGGTATTCAGGTAGCTTCCGACTACGACCGCAAGCTGCTCAGCTTCCGCCTCGATAATAAAGCCACCGATAAGCTGCGCCTGGGCTTCAACGTGCGCCTGAACGATCAAACAATCAATGGGGCCGGTACGGCCAGCGGGGGGCTGTCAAGCTCCTCGCGTTTGCGCAACACGGTGCAGTACCGGCCGTTTACCCAAAACCTGGGTACGGGCGTAGAAATCGACCTCACCTCCCCTGACGAGGACTACTACGTGCTCAGCGGCGGGCCGCGGGGGCTGATCAACCCCATTGTAATAGCTGGCTCCGAATACCGCCGCAACGGTCAGCGCCTGGTCAACTCCAGCGGGTACATCAACTACAACTTCACCAAGGCCCTGAGCATCCGCTCCACGGTGGGCATCAACTACCTAGCTACCCGCAACGACGCCTTTGATAGCAAGATAACCGGCGTGGCCCGGCAGAACGGCAATCAGCCCACGGCATCGATCAGCACGGGTACGCAGTTTACGCTCAACAACTCCAACGTGCTCAGTTACCGCCTGCCCACCGCGAAAGGCAGCAAGCACAGCTTCGACATGCTGCTGGGCCAGGAGCTGTACCAAACCCTGAATAACTCGCTGAATATCTCGGTCTTCTACCTGCCCACCGACATCACCCCCGAGAAAGCGCTGGCCAACTTCAACCAAGCCCAGGCTCCGGCCGGCTTTGTGCAACCTTCCCCAACGACTAATGAGGACCCGAACCGCATTCTTTCGGGCTTCAGCCGGGCGAATTATTCGTTCGATGATAAGTACCTAGTCACGGCAACGCTGCGCGTAGATGGTTCCTCGAAATTCCGGGAAGGGCAGCGCGTAGGCGTGTTTCCGGCGGCTTCGGTAGCGTGGCGCTTATCTAAAGAAGCGTTTATGCAAACGTTTACGGCCGTGTCGGACCTGAAGCTGCGCTTAAGCTACGGCTTGGCTGGCAACAACCGCATTGCCAACAACTTATTCCGCGAAACCTACTCAACCAACGGGGTGGTGTACCCGCTGGAAAACGGCCGCACGCCGGGCCTTGCCACCTCGGCGCTGGCGAACCCTAATCTGCAGTGGGAAACCACCCACTCCCGCAACATCGGCCTAGACCTAGCCTTGTTCAACAATCGGGTGCAGTTCACAACCGACGTGTATTACAACACGACCTACGACTTGCTCATTGCCCAGCCCGTGCCCGTCACGGCGGGCTACGCCTCGCAGCTGCGCAATATCGGATCGACCTCCAACCGCGGCGTGGAGTTGCAGCTAAGCGGCACGGTCATGAGAACTCCCAACTTCTCCTGGACGGCCAACGGCAACTTGTCCTTCAACCGCAACCGAGTGGAAGAGCTAGGTGGTCAACCCTACCTGCCGGGCATCAACGCAAACTGGACGACTGATACCGGCTCCGACTACATCGTGCAGCCCGGCTTACCGGTGGGCCTCATGTACGGCTACGTGTCCGATGGCTTTTACCGGGTAGAGGACTTCAACGCCACGCAGGCCGCCAACGGCACCTGGAACTACGCGCTGAAAGACGGGGTGGCTAATAACAACGGCGTGGTGGCCGATAACTCCGGCTACACCGTGCCGACCGTGGCCGGGGTACCCGCCCCCAAAGGCGGCTACCTACAGCCCACGCCCGGCGCCATGAAATTCAAGGACATCAACGGCGACGGGGTGGTGGATACCAACGACCGCACCGTGATTGGTAACGCCAACCCCAAATTCACGGGCGGTCTGAACCAGCAGTTCACCTACAAGAACTTCGACGCCAGTGTCTTCCTGAATTTTGTGTACGGCAACGACATCTACAACGCCAGCAAAATCGAGTTCACCAGCAACTACAACCCCAATCAGAACCTGCTAGGTTTGATGCGGGATCGGTGGCGCACCATCGATGCACAGGGCAACCGCGTGACGGAACCCACGGCGCTAACCGCCCTCAACCAAAATGCTAAGATCTGGCGCCCTACGCTGGGCCGCTACCTGCTAAGTTCCTGGGCCATTGAGGACGGCTCGTTTCTGCGCGTCAACAACATCACCGTGGGTTACTCGCTGCCCAAGTCGTTGCTGCTGCGGGCCAAGCTAACGCAGCTACGCTTCTACGTGACGCTCAACAACCTAGCTACCTGGACTAACTACTCGGGCTTTGACCCCGAAGTGAACACCCGCCGGCAAACCCCACTTACGCCGGGCGTCGACTACGCCGCTTATCCGCGCAGCCGAGGCTTCTTGGCTGGTCTGAACCTCACGCTATAATTCCCACTTGTTTTGCCTCTCGTTATCGTCATGAAACGCTTTTTACTCCGGTCAGCCCTCGTGGGAGCCTGCCTGCTGGGCACTTTCGCCTGCAACGATTACCTGAATGTCACCCCGGCATCGTCCTACGTTACCGAAGACGTGTTTAGCAGCGTCACCAATGCCGGTAGTGCCGTGATTGGGGCTTACGCGCCCCTGTCGGGCGTGAACGGCTACGGCCTGCGCCTTTCCATCGCCTTTCCTTCCGATACCGACGAAGGCCAGAACCGGGTGGGCGCCGCTGATGGGAGCGGCCGCGACATCAACCGCTACCGCGTGACGCCGGGCACCACGGAAATTACCGGCCCCTTTGCGGCACTATATGTGGGCGTGGAGCGGGCCAACATCTGCATCAAAAACATTCCGCAGATGCCGCTCTACCAGAACGGCACGGCCGAAGAAAAGCGGGTGCTGCGCCGGCTCTACGGGGAAGCCCTGACCCTACGCGCCTTATTTTACCTGGAGTTGCTGCGCAACTGGGGCGACGTGCCTGCGCCCTTCGTGCCCTCCTCAGAAACGGCCGACCTGAACCTACCCCAGACACCCCGCGACGAAGTATACGACCGTATTCTGGGCGATCTAGCTACAGCTTCGCAGCTGCTACCCTGGCGCAAAAGCTCCGACGTGAATGCCTACGAGCGCCTCACGAAGGGGGCCGCTAAGGCCATTCGGGCCCGCATTGCGCTGCACCGCGGCGGCTGGCGCTCCAACGCCACCACCGGCCAGATGGAGCGCCCCGCCGACTACCTGACTTACTACACCATGGCCCGCGCCGAGTGCGATACGCTGCTGCAAAACCGTGGCCAGCATACGCTCAACCCTAGCTTCGAGGCCGTGTGGCGCAACATCAACGAGCAGCGCTTCGACACGCAGTACGGCGAGATGATGTTTGAAGTGGCCCACGGCTCGGGCTCGTCCAACACCGATAGCAACCTAGGCTACAACAACGGTCCGCGCTTGGCCACCAACTCGCGCTGGGGCGAGGCCGGGGGCTCCTACACCATCAACCCCAACTACTTCTACGCCTTCGACTCGACCGACACGCGCCGCGACGTGACCATCACGCTCTACCAGACCGTGGCTGCCACGCCTAACACCCAGACCAGCACCACGATGAATTCCATCCGCGACGGCAAATTTCGCCGCGACTGGCGCCTGCCGTTGCTTCCTGGTACGGCCCAACAGCTCAACCTTAACTGGCCCTACATCCGCTTCGCCGACGTGCTGCTCATGTTTGCCGAAGCCCAGAATGAGCTAGCCGGCCCTAGCGCCGCCTACAACGGCACCACGCCAGTGCAGGCGCTAGAGGAAGTGCGCCGCCGGGCCTTCCCGGCCGCTCGCTACGTAGCCTTGCCCGCGGCCCAGGTAGGCACGAAAGCGACTTTCTTCGATGCGTTGGTGAAGGAGCGGCTGCTAGAATTCGGGGGCGAAGGCATCCGCAAGTATGACTTGATCCGGTGGAATCTGCTAGGGGCGAAAATTGCGGAGGCCAAGGCTATCATGACCGATATCCGCAATGGAGTAGGCGCCGGGGCCAACGTGCCGCTGTACGTGTACGGCTACGCCGTGAACGACCAGCTGCGCTACGCCCGCTCGCTGTACCGACCTACGACCCTCACGGCCGCTACCTACACTGTTCCGGGCACCACCATCGTGGCGACGCGCTTTAGCTGGCGGCAGGCCATCATGGGCAGCTCCACCTTCATCGACCTGTTCGCGGCCAACTACCTGCCCAACTCGGGCGACGAGCTGCTGCTGTTCCCGCAAACGGCCATCGACGCCAACCCCAATCTCAAGCAAAACTTCTTCAACTAGCGCCCGAATGCTGGGTAGCCGCCGTACCTAGGTAGGAAGCCAAGAGCAGCCGGCTGGCTCAGGCTACTCCACCTGAAGAACCAATAACCGTTTCTGCCTTTTCATGTCCTTCTTTCTTCGTGCTCTTCTCTGCTGCCTGCTTTTGCGCGTCTGTCCGGTCCAGGCGCAGGAGTTTATTCCCTTGTGGCCAAAGAAGAAGATGCCTAACTCCAAGGGCTTGAAGCTAGAAGACAAGATTGAGAACGAGCGGATTGTGCAGGTGGGCACGCCGGGCCTGTACGCCTTCTTCACCTCGAAGGAAGAAAACAAGGGCTGCGCCGTGCTCATCTGCCCGCCTGGCGGCTACCAGAAGCTGACCTACCTAGTGGGCGGCACGCAGCTGGCCAAGTGGTTCAACACCCTCGGCATCACGGCTTTCGTGCTAAACTATCGCCTGCCCAACTCGCCCGACCTGAAGGAGCGCAGCATCGGCCCCGAGCAGGACGCCCAGCGCGCCATGCGCCTGATCCGGGCCCGCGCCGCCCAGTGGCAACTTGACCCCAAGCGCATCGGCATCATGGGCGCTTCGGCGGGCGGGCACCTAGCTTCCACGCTCGGCACGCACCCAGAAGACGTATCGGCCATTGGTGATTCGCTCGATAAGCTGCCGTTTGCGCCCAACTTCATGGTGCTGGTTTCGCCGGTTATCACGCTGGGGCAATACGCGCACGTGGGCAGCCGCAACACGCTGCTCGGCGAGAACGCACCTAAGGAGTTGATCGACAAGTTCTCCAACGAGCTGCACGTGACGGCCACCACGCCGCCCACCTTCTTGGCCCACGCCTACAACGATCCAACCGTCAATCAGCGCAATAGCCTGCTGTTCTACCAAGCGCTGGTCGAGCACCAGGTACCTAGCTCGCTACACATTTTCCCGCAAGGAGCGCATTCTATTGCCGTGCGCAACAATCCCGGCTCCGCCAACCAATGGACGACACTCTGCGAGGCGTGGCTGCTGGAAATGGGCTTCATCAAAGAAGGTAAGTAACGCCGATTTACCCCCTAATTCATTCTATCCTTTTGAAAATGCGTCATCCCCTATTGAAAGTCACCGCGGTGATGAGTTTGCTCCTGCTGATGGCTTTCGCGGCTCCCGGTCCGCGGAAGAAAACCAAGCTGTACATGATTGGCGACTCCACGATGGCCAACAAGCCCCAGCAAGTATTCCCCGAAACCGGCTGGGGTATGCCGCTAGCTACGTTTTTTGATACCGCCGCCGTGGTGGTCGATAACCGAGCGCAGAACGGCCGCAGCACCCGCACCTTCCTGGCCGAAAACCGCTGGCAGCCCATCGTGGATGCTTTGCAAGAAGGCGACTACGTGTTCATCCAGTTCGGGCACAACGACGAGGCCGAAAACTACCCCGACCGCTACACGCCGCCGGAAGACTACCGCAAGAACCTCATCAAGTTTGTGACCGAGACGCAGCGCAAAAAGGCCAACCCGGTGCTGCTCACGCCCATCACGCGCCGCAAGTTTGACAAGGACGGGCGCCAACAAGAAACGCACGTTGCCTACTCCAAGGTGACAACGGAAGTAGCCAACAAGTACAAAGTCCCGCTCATCGACCTCGACAAGATGAGCCGCGACTTGGTACAACAATTCGGAGTAGACAAGTCCTTGCTGCTGTACCTGGAGCTAGCCCCCGGTGACCACCCCAATTACCCCTACGGCCACCACGACAACACCCACTTCACCGAGCTAGGGGCCCGCAAAATGGCGCAGCTGGCCGTGAGCCAAGTGGTGGCTCAAAAGCTGCCCATTCTCTCGGAGCACCTAGCCAAGCCCACTGCTAAGAATGCGGTACCGCCCGCCACGAACGGTAAAGATGCGCAGCCCACTACTCCCTAGGGAAAGGCGGCCTGCCTATCTTACCGCTTTCAACCCTTTTCTTAGTCCAACTCACTAATGCGCTTTCGAAATCTGTTGCTAGCTGGCAGCATGCTGCTGGTATCCTCCACGCTGCATGCCCAGGTCGGGACACCAGCTCCTGCTGCCAAGGCCCCCGCCAAAAAAGAAACCTTCCTCATCCCGGTGCGCCTGACGGTGGCCGCGGATGGCTCGGGCGACTACCGCACCATTCAGGAGGCCGTGATGGCCGTGCGCGACTTCATGCAGGTAGAAGCCACCATCTTCATCAAGAACGGCACCTACAAGGAAAAACTGCTGATTCCTTCGCAGAAGACGCATATCACGCTGCTTGGGGAAAGCAAGGAAGGCGTAGTCATCACTTTCGGCGACTACTCCGGCGATGCCGAGAAGCACAGCACCTACACTTCCTCCACCGTGCGGGTGCAGGGCAATGACTTCACGGCCGAGAACATCACCTTCGAGAACTCCGCCGGGCGCGTGGGGCAAGCCGTGGCCCTGCACGTGGAAGGCGACCGGGCTACTTTCCGCAACTGCCGCATGCTGGGCAACCAGGATACACTGTTCCTAGCCATTGAGAACAGCCGCCAATATTACCAGGACTGCTACATCGAGGGCACCACCGACTTCATCTTTGGGGGCAGCACGGCCGTGTTTGAGCGCTGCACAATTCAGAGCAAAACCGACTCCTACATCACGGCGGCTTCCACTACGCCGCGTCAGTCGTTTGGCCTTGTGTTTCTGAACTGCCAGCTCACGGCCGCCCCCGAGGCTAAGAAGGTATACCTAGGTCGGCCCTGGCGCCCACATGCCCGCACCGTGTTTTTGAACACCGACATGGGCGCGCACATCCTGCCCGTGGGTTGGAACAATTGGGGTCAGCCGACCAATGAACAAACGGTGCACTACGCCGAGTATCAGTCGAAAGGCCCGGGTGCTAACACCAAGGACCGAGTAGCGTGGAGCAGGCAGCTCACCACCAAGGAAGCCAAAAGCTATACGCTCAAGAACATCTTCGCGGGTGCCGAGCCCTGGCTGCCGGAAGTAAAGCAAACGCAGCCTTCAGCGGCCGCTAAGCCATAGCCCAAGCTAGCTTCTGGCGCTGCTGATGGCTGGCCTTTGGGAGTCATCAGCAGCTAGCAGCAACGTCTTAGAACATCAAAATAAACGCGAAAAGAAGCGCGGCCTGTAGCCCGCTTCTCTTCTTCCTGCTGCTCATGTTTTTTCAAAAACCCTTTTCGCGGCTTGCTGCGGCGGCACTACTCGGCGGCGCCCTGCTGGCGAGCTCGGCTCAGGCGCAGCAGCTTCCTGCTCCCCGCGACACCTCGTTTACAGTACGCAGTGCCTTTCTCAAGGAGAAGAAGTATCACCCGAATATCAGCATTGCCCAGCCTCCGCTGCCGCCAACGGTACAGGCTGCTTACAACCTAACCTACTGCACCCTAGGTACGCACAACTTGCAGCTGGATGTTTTCTACCCCAAGGCCAAACGCAAAAAAGGCTACCCAGCGGTGCTATTCATTCACGGGGGCGGCTGGCGCTCCGGCGACCGGTCGAACCATATTCCCATGGCGCAGCAGCTGGCGGCCAAGGGTTACGTGACCGTAACGGCGGAGTACCGGCTCTCGACGGAAGCGCTGTACCCAGCGGCCGTTTACGACCTGAAAGCCGCTATTCGCTGGCTGCGCGCCAACGCCAAGCAGTACCCCATCGACACCACCAAAATTGCTGTATGGGGCTTCTCGGCCGGCGGGCAGTTGGCGGCGCTAGTCGGCACTACGAATGGGGATAAGCAGCTGGAAGGCAGCGCGTGTACGACCAACCATTCGAGCAGCGTACAAGCTATCGTGGACGTGGACGGCACCCTAGCTTTCCTGCACCCCGAGTCGAGCGACTATACGGTGAGCGACAAGCCGACGGCTTCCAAGGACTGGTTTGGCGCTTCCCAAACGGAAAAGCCGGAGTTGTGGCAACAGGCCGCGGGCCTGAACCACGTCACGCCCCAGACCCCGCCCATTGTATTCATCAACAGCTCCATCGACCGGATGCATGCGGGGCGCGAAGACATGATCAAAAAGCTAGACACCTACCGCATCTACCACGAAACGCACACCTTCCCCGACACGCCCCATACGTTTCCGCTGTTCAACCCCTGGTTTGAGCCCACGCTGAAGTACACGGCCGACTTTCTGGATAAGGTATTCCAAGTTAAACGGTAAACGCTCCCAGGCGCCTTCCTTCTGGCTTGCCACGAAATGGCGCTGCTTTCTGCGCAGAAGATGCAAAGAACAAACAATACAATGCATAAATGATACAATGCACGGGGTCTAAATACTTTAACCTTTAGGGCTTAGCCGTTTAGTCTAAGCTAGCTACCCTTCCTATGGTGAGGACAGGTAGGCCCCAACCGTGGCTACTACCTATCCGCGCCCTCGTCTGCTCCTACTTACCATTCCAATTCCTACCCATGAAACAATGCTTTACGCTATTGCGGCACGCTGGTGCGGCCTGGCTGTTTGTACTGGTGGCGCTAACCGGCCACGCGCAGTCGTATGATGCGGTGGTGGCCAAAGACGGCACGGGCAACTTCACCACCGTGCAGGCCGCCATCAACGCCGCGCCAACGGGCCGCACCACGCCCTACACCATCTACGTCAAGAATGGCAAGTACAAAGAGAAGGTCACCGTCCCGACGACCAAGCCCTTTCTGCAACTGATTGGCCAGAGCGTGGCGGGCGTTATCCTCACCGGCGACGACTACAATGGGAAACCAAACCCCGCCGGTGGCACCTTCAGCGCGACTACCTCGGCCACGGTGACCATCAGTGGGCCCGACTTCTCCGCCCTGAATATCACCTTCGAGAATACCACCGGCGACTCGCCCCAGGCGCTAGCCATGCGCATCACCGCCGACCGCGTGGCGTTTAAGAACTGTCGCTTCCTAGGCGGGCAGGACACGGTGTACACCAATACCAACAACGCGCGCAACTACTTCAAAGACTGTTATATCGACGGCACCGTCGACTTCATCTACGGGGGTGCCCGCGGGCTGTTCGAGGGTTGCGTGATCTACCCCAAAACCCGGCGCGACGGCGGCAGTGGCGGCTATATCACGGCGGCTAATACCCCGCAGAACCAAGCCTACGGCTACGTGTTTCGCAAGTGCTACATTCCGGCCAACCGCGGCACGACCACCTATACCCTAGGTCGGCCGTGGGGGAACGACGCCAGCAACACGAACGCCAACCGCTCTCACAACAAAGTGGTGTGGCTCAGTACCATCATGGGGCCCAACGTCATTAAGCCCGAGGGCTGGAGCAGCTGGGATGCCGGCACCAACACGAGCGTCATCACCTACGCCGAGTACAAAAGCCGGGACATCAGCGGTAACCTGCTGGATGTGAGCCAGCGCGTGCCATGGTCGATTCAGCTCACCGATGCTGATACGGCTACCTACACGCGCACTGCCATGCTCGGTACCTGGGACCCGTGCACGGTGTACCCGAACTTCTGCCCTAGTCAGGCTCCTGAAATTGCCATCACGAATTTCATGGCGGTAAAAGGCACGGCCACGGCCCCGTCGGCCTTCACTTGGAACGCTAGCTGGCCCATTGCGGACGTGCAGTACCAGGTATTGCGCAGCACAACGCGCAAGGGCTCGTACACGCTGTTATACACCACAACGGCCGCTAACGCCACCGACGTCAACTTTGCCGCGACAGATGCCGTTCCAGCACCAGGTGGCTCGTACTTCTACTACGTGCAGGCTAGCAAAGCCGGCATGACGATGAACCGCAGCGACACCCTGCAAATTGCTCGCCCGAGCACCATTACCACCACGGGCGCCCTGCAACCCTTTTTGCAAGGCGTAGGACAGCCGTCGACGCCACAAAGCGTGCAGGTGTCAGGCGAGAACTTGACCGCTGACCTGGTTATCACCCCGCCAGCAGGCTTCCAGGTTTCCAGCAACGGCACCACTTGGTACACGAGTACCACGCCACTTACTCTGGCCCAAACCGACAACACCGTCGCTAGCACCATTATCAGGGTGCGGCTGAACGCCTCGGCGGCGGGCACCTACAGCGGCACGCTGACGCTAGCTAGTCCCGGCGCCACGGCCAGCACGCTGCCCGTTAGCGGCACAACGCAGACCGCGCCCTTGCCCCAATCCTCCGTCGTGCAATGGTGGCCCATGACGCGCAACAATCAGGACAGCACGGCCGTGCGCTCGGCGGCAGTGCTAGCTAGCGTGCCTAGCTTCCGCAAGTTGGTGCTCTCCAGCGGCTCAGCGACGGCCACCATTCCGCCTTATTCCGCGCAGTATGGGCAAGCCTTTGCCCCGCAAGCCGAGGGCGCGTGGCTGACCGCTGCCGGCGGCAATGGCGGCAACCTCAACCGCACTTACTACGAGCAGTTTCAGGTGGTGCCCACCGGCGGGCTCACGATGCGAGTTGATTCGCTGCTGCTGACCTCGTACGTGACGGGTTCCACCAGCAGCACGAAGCTAGCAGTGGTTTGGTCGAAAACGGGTTTTTTCGCCGACTCGGCCGATGTGAGTGGCGGTTGGGGGCCGACCGGTTCGCTACTCAGCACCGCCAATGGAGGGTTCGCCACGCCTATTCTGCTAGGGAGCCAAAGCACCTACCGCTTGGCGTTTGCCGGCACCAGCGGCGTGACGCTGCAACCCGACCAGCGCCTGACCTTCCGCGTGTACTACAGCTGTGGCTCGGGGTCCAC
This Hymenobacter sp. GOD-10R DNA region includes the following protein-coding sequences:
- a CDS encoding pectinesterase family protein, which translates into the protein MKQCFTLLRHAGAAWLFVLVALTGHAQSYDAVVAKDGTGNFTTVQAAINAAPTGRTTPYTIYVKNGKYKEKVTVPTTKPFLQLIGQSVAGVILTGDDYNGKPNPAGGTFSATTSATVTISGPDFSALNITFENTTGDSPQALAMRITADRVAFKNCRFLGGQDTVYTNTNNARNYFKDCYIDGTVDFIYGGARGLFEGCVIYPKTRRDGGSGGYITAANTPQNQAYGYVFRKCYIPANRGTTTYTLGRPWGNDASNTNANRSHNKVVWLSTIMGPNVIKPEGWSSWDAGTNTSVITYAEYKSRDISGNLLDVSQRVPWSIQLTDADTATYTRTAMLGTWDPCTVYPNFCPSQAPEIAITNFMAVKGTATAPSAFTWNASWPIADVQYQVLRSTTRKGSYTLLYTTTAANATDVNFAATDAVPAPGGSYFYYVQASKAGMTMNRSDTLQIARPSTITTTGALQPFLQGVGQPSTPQSVQVSGENLTADLVITPPAGFQVSSNGTTWYTSTTPLTLAQTDNTVASTIIRVRLNASAAGTYSGTLTLASPGATASTLPVSGTTQTAPLPQSSVVQWWPMTRNNQDSTAVRSAAVLASVPSFRKLVLSSGSATATIPPYSAQYGQAFAPQAEGAWLTAAGGNGGNLNRTYYEQFQVVPTGGLTMRVDSLLLTSYVTGSTSSTKLAVVWSKTGFFADSADVSGGWGPTGSLLSTANGGFATPILLGSQSTYRLAFAGTSGVTLQPDQRLTFRVYYSCGSGSTSARFATLRNVVVKGGLNIITATRSASAKVLQLYPNPVTNQATLVHPVAAHGVVRIYSALGQCVATIACAAGSQQTPLNLQGLANGHYLVHYTDGHHYFSAPLQKQ